In Methylobacterium sp. WL1, the sequence CGGGTCGTCACCCATCCGGGGAGGGGCAGCCGCGTCGTCATCCGTGTCAGGTCCCGCAGCATCGTCGCCGACATCCGGCGCGGCGACATCATCGCCCGCGACAGGTGCGGCCGCGGCGCCGTCCAGCACGGAGGCCACGCCCGGATCGTCGCCATCCGCCACTCCGGCGCCGTGCTACTGCACCGGCACCCGCATCCTGACCGAACACGGTGAGGTCGCAGTCGAGAATCTCCGGGTCGGGCAGCGGGTGGTGACCGCCTCCGGGCCGCTTCGGCCGATCCGCTGGATCGGCACGCGCCGCTATCCCGACTCGACCGCTCCGCGAGCGGACCGGCCCGTCCGCATCACGGCGGGTTCCCTGGCGGACGGCATACCGTTCCGGGACCTCTGGGTCTCGCCGGACCATGCGCTCCATCTGGACGGCCTGCTCGTCGCCGCGGGCCATCTCGTCAACGGCCGGTCCATCACGCGCGGTGAGGCGGTGGCCGACCTGACCTACTGGCATGTCGAACTCGACGCGCATGACCTGCTGCTGGCCGAGGGAGCACCGGCCGAGAGTTTCTTCCCCGCAGCCGACCTGCGCGCGCGGTTCGACGGCGGCATGGGCTGGCCGGGAACGCGTCCGACAGCCGCGCCCTATGCCGAGCGCGTGGAGGATGGTCCGACCCTCACGGCGCTGGCCCGTCGCCTGATCCAACGGGCCGGCCTGTCGGTGAACGAGCCGGTTTTCGGTGATCTCCGAGGCAGCCTGGATTTGTGCGAGATCCGGAACGGCGACCTGCGCGTCGCCGGTTGGGCACAGGATGCCACGCATCCGAGTGGACCGGTCTGCCTGGATGTCCTCTTGGACGGCGTCGTGGTCGCCATGACGCTGGCGGAGATCGATCGGCCCGATCTCGGTGCGGCCGCGATCGGGGAGGGGCGGCACGGGTTCGACCTAGGTCTCGACGTGCCGCTCGCGGTCGGCGTCTTCCAAACCGTATCGGTGCGTCGTTCGGCCGACGGAGCCAAGATCGGGGCCATGCGGCTCGATGCAACGGGTGAATGGAGTCGGGCGCAGGTCGCCTGATTTCGGAAAGCGACACCATGACGATGCGCGGCAGTATCGACGTGCTCAGCCATCGCCGCATCGTCGGCTGGGCGTGGGAGATGGATTCTCCGGACGTTCCGGTCGCCATCCTGGTGGCGGTCGACCGGCGCATCCTCGGACGCTGCCGGGCCGACCTGTTCCGCGAGGATCTCGCCATCGAAGGTATCGGCACGGGCCGATGCGGTTTCGCGCTGGACCTCCCGGTCGGGCTGCTCTCTCCGCGCCAGGATTACGCGATCAGCGTGCGGCGGGAGGGCGACGGCGCGCACCTGCCGGGCTCACCCTACGTGCTCCCGGCAACGCTTCGGATCGTCCCCACGCCGTGACGTCCCTGCCACACCGCCGTCGGGACCGGGTCGCGGCCGGGAACCGGCATCCGTGGCAATCAAACGAAAAAAGCCGCCCGGAGGCGGCTTCTCGTCGGCGTGGACCCTTCGGAATCAGGACCGCAGGCGGGTCCGAACTTCGCCGAGGCTGGCGCGAATCAGGCCCTGCGCGGCATCGCCCTGCATCCGCTCGCGCAGGATGGTCTCGGAGACCTTCACGGCCGCATCGGCTGCCGCCGCCCGGACCTGGGCTTCGGCCTGCACCTCAGCCTGCGCGATCTTGGTCTCGGCGGCCTTGGTGCGTCGGGCCAGGAAGTCGTCCAGCTTGCGATGGCCTTCCTCGGCGGCGCGCTTGGCCTCCTCGCGGGCACTGGCGATGATCGACTCGGCCTCCTTCTCGGCCTCGGCGCGACGGCGCTTGTAGTCGGCCAGCACGGTAGCGGCCTCCTCGCGCAGGCGCTTGGCCTCGTCGAGCTCGTGGCGGACGCGGGTGGCGCGACCGTCGAGGCCCTTCGTCATGGTCGAGAAGGCGCCGGCCTTCCAGGCGATCCCCATGAAGATCACGAACGCGACGGCGACCCAGAATTCGGCTTCGAGCAGCATCGTGGGTTCCCGTTCAGTGTGCGGTGGCGTCGAGGGCGCGGTCGAGGGTCGCCGGATCGGGCGCCTGGCCCGTCAGGCGCTCCACGATCGCCACCGCGGTCTCGCCGGCGATGCTGCGGACGTTGCCCATCGCAGCCTCGGTCCGCGTGCGGATCGTCGCCTCGGCGGACGAGAGCTTCGTGTTCAGGTCGGCTTCGAGCGCCTTGCGCTTGGCATCGGCCTCGGCGGCCAGCTCGTTCCGGGTGGTCTGGGCGATGTCGCGGGCTTTGCCCTGCGCATCGCGAAGCGCGGACTCGTAGGCCAGACCGGCGGCATCGGCCTCGGACTTCATGGCCTGGGCCTGGTCGAGATCGGTCCGCAGGCGCTCGGCGCGGGCGTGCAGGATCGCCTGGATCCGCGGCAGCGCAACCTTATCCATGAGGTAATAGAGGAGACCGAAGGCCAGCGCGAGCCAGATCAGCTGCGACAGGAACCCGGAGGTCTCGAAGGGCGGGAAGGCACCGCTATGTGCTTCCGCGTGCTCGACATGGCCGGGCACAAGCTGCGTGTCGGCGCCCGGGGGCGGCGTGGTGAGGGGATTCGGCTGCGCCATGAGACCGCTACACTGACACCGTTCGCACAGGTCACCGCCGACGCGGTGACGGAAGAAGGCGGACGCCTCGTTCGCGAAGCGTCCACCCGTTGGTCGGGCGGTGAGAGCCCGGTGGAGGCCGCGGTGTCCGCGGCCCCCGAGCGCGTCGATCAGACAGCGAAGAGCAGCAGCAGCGCGATGAGCAGCGAGAAGATGCCCAGCGCCTCGGTCAGGGCGAAGCCCAGGAGCAGCGTGGCGCGCTGGCCGTCGGCCGCGGAGGGGTTGCGAAGGGCGCCGGCGAGGAACTGACCGAACAGGTTGCCGAGGCCGATGCCTGCACCCGCCATGCCAAGGCAGGCGAGGCCGGCGCCGATGTACTTCGCAGCGACGGGATCCATGATAACTCCTGAGGTCTCTTCAGATCGAAACGTGCGGTGACGTTCGCGGCGGGTGGAGCCGGCCAAGTCCGGAGGCCGGGGTGAAGCTGAGCGGCCTGGGCGTGCGCCTAGTGGCCGGGGTGGAGAGCGTCGTTGAGGTAGATCGCCGTCAGCGTCGCGAAGACGTAGGCCTGAAGCGCCGCAACGAGGAACTCGAGAGCGGTCAGCGCGATCGTCAGGAACAGCGGGAGGGGCGATAGCACGCTCCAGGCCCCTGCGAGAAGAAGCTGGACCACGAAGAACGCGAAGATCTTCATCGCGATGTGGCCGGCGAGCACGTTCGCGAACAGACGCACCGACAGGCTGATCGGCCGCGAGATGAACGAGATGATCTCGATCGGCACCAGGATCGCCAGCAGCGGCTTCGGCACGCCCGACGGCACGAACAGTCCGAAGAAGTGGGTGCCGTGCTTCATGACGCCGAAGATCACCACGACGGAGATCACCAGGGCGGCGAGGCCGAAGGTGATGACCAGGTGGCTGGTCACCGCGAACGCGTACGGGATCATCCCGAACAGATTCAGGATCAGCACGAACATGAACAGGGAGAACACAAGCGGCATGAACCGCTTGCCGCCGTCGCCGGTCGCCTGGTGGAGCGTGTCGGCGATGAACTCGTAGAAGATCTCGGCCAGCGACTGCATCCGCCCCGGAACCACCGAGCGCGATGCCGTCGCCACGATCGTGATCAGGGCGATCACGCCGACGGCGGCGAACATGTACAGGGCGGATTGCGTGAACGCGAGTTGCTGATGGCCGATATGGCCGAGCGATACGAGCGGCTTCAGCTCGAACTGATGGATCGGGTCGATCGTGACCGCCATTCCCGCTTCCGCCCCTCTTGATCCGGCGCATCGACAGCGTCGATCGCCTCAAACCCCTATCGACCGGCGCGCCTTATGGCTCCTGCCGATCGCCTCGTCCGGGACGCGCGCCGGCAAAACCAGACACCCGCATCACGTTGTAGATCCCCGCCACGAACCCCAGCATGAGGAGGACGATCAGGCCCCAGGGTTTCGTCCCGAAGACATGATCGACGATCCAGCCGAGTATGCCCCCCGCGATCACGCCTGCGACGAACTCCGTGGAGATCGTCATGGCCTGACCGAGCGAGGAGGGCCCGGTACCCCGAGGCCGCAAGGAAGGATCGGGAGCGGCCTGCGGACGCTTCCGTTCGATCTGCGTCTCGAGACGTCTGAGCCTCGCGGAGAGTTCGCTGTCCGTCGGCGTTCCCGCGGTCTCTTTCCCTTCCCTGGAATCGTCGCCGCTCACGGCTGAAACTCACAGGGCGGGAGGATCTGAAACCGGCTGGACGCCCCCATCAAGCGGGCGCACCATAGTTTCGCCTATCTTGGGTGTCAAGGCGACGTCGATACATAGTAAGTACTTGATCTTTATGTTGTTTTCAGGTTTTGGCTCTGGCTCGGCGGTGGTGCTTCGCGCATCGACCGCCGCGACGATCAGGCACCGATGATCGGCTTGATGACCTTCTCCATGCCGTCGATCGTCATCTCGCCGGTGTAGCGCACGCCGTTAATGAAGAAGGTCGGAGTGGAATCGACCTTCATCACGTCCAGCCCGCGCTGCTTCACGGCGTTGACCGCACCGTAGACCTTCTGGTCCTTCAGGCAGGCCTCGAACGTCTCCTTGGTGTAGCCGGCCTGACGGAGCATCTGCTCGAGCGCGTCGACGGGCTTCTGGGTGAAGGCCCAGGCCGGCTGCTGGTCGAACAGCAGGTCGGTGATCGGGTAATACTTGGCCTCGCCCTGGCAGCGCGCCAGCATGAAGGCTGCGGTGGCCAGCGGGTCGAGGGGGAATTCGCGCAGAGTGAAGCGCACCTTGCCGGTATCGATGTAGCGCTCCTTGAGCACCGGCCAGGTGGTGCGATGGAACGCGGCGCAGTGCGAGCAGGTCATCGAGGCGTATTCGATGATCGTGCACTTGGCATCGGCCGGGCCGAGCCAGACGTCGCCGAGCGGGCCCGGCTGCATCAGGGCGGCCAGATCGGCGTTCTGCGCCCAGGCCGAGCGGGCCAGGTAAGGCAGGGCCAATCCGGCGCCGAGCGCGAGGCCGGTGAACTTGAGAGCGTCGCGTCGCGTGGTCATGGGCAGGCTCCGCCGGATCTGGTCGGTCTTGGCGTTTTTATCTTGGCGTCCCGATGCGGGTACTCGGGCGCGGCTTTCCTGGCAAGATGACGCAATCGCCGCTGAAACCGGCAGGTCAGCGCTCCGGCCGCGTGGCCACCGCGGCGATCCCGAGGCGGTCCAGGGCGGCGCGTAACCCGTCATCCTCGATCCCGGCCACCGCGCGCTTCACCTCCACGGCCCGGGACGGGTCGATACCGGTGCGCGGCGCCGGCCGGCCGCCGCGGCCGACCCGGTCCTGCTGCAGCACGATGCGCGAGACGCAGGCCCAGCCGTAATGCGCGTTGATGCGCTGGATCACCACAGGCGCGAGATGCTGGAGCTCGATCGCGAAGACGCCCTCGACCCGGACCACGAGCGTGCCGGATTCCGGCGCGTCGGCCTCCTTGCGGCGGCGCTTGGGCCATTCGAGCTTCGAGGGCCGGCAATAGCGGGCCAGCCGCTCGCCGACGATTTCCGGCCAGGCCGCCAGGATATCGGTGGACGCGAAGCCCTGCGCCGCGAAGGCGGGCCCGATGCAGCTCTCGATC encodes:
- a CDS encoding Hint domain-containing protein, whose protein sequence is MVDLTGYRLTFDDEFNSRSISSNGAGTTYADIRAEWRTADGKADVGFGRSSFVDPSSGYDPFSVQNGTLSITAVPDRTASGVPGSWESGLITTQGNFSQTYGYFEIRADFSNDSNAWDAFWLLPNQQSPTSSATNGHQELDVVEHYGNDDRSVYSTIHTTDPQNGIPWQTNRQVVTGLNNPSGYHTYGMNWQADKISFYVDGQLTGSQITPSDLHSPMYLLADLAVRSEGTATGSPITSNIDYIRVYSNSTNAVAVPQGRVSSPDGYDPGLYGAAAARSVAPIAVGSSPIRGGAAASSSVSGPAASSPTSGAATSSPATGAAAAPSSTEATPGSSPSATPAPCYCTGTRILTEHGEVAVENLRVGQRVVTASGPLRPIRWIGTRRYPDSTAPRADRPVRITAGSLADGIPFRDLWVSPDHALHLDGLLVAAGHLVNGRSITRGEAVADLTYWHVELDAHDLLLAEGAPAESFFPAADLRARFDGGMGWPGTRPTAAPYAERVEDGPTLTALARRLIQRAGLSVNEPVFGDLRGSLDLCEIRNGDLRVAGWAQDATHPSGPVCLDVLLDGVVVAMTLAEIDRPDLGAAAIGEGRHGFDLGLDVPLAVGVFQTVSVRRSADGAKIGAMRLDATGEWSRAQVA
- a CDS encoding F0F1 ATP synthase subunit A, which produces MAVTIDPIHQFELKPLVSLGHIGHQQLAFTQSALYMFAAVGVIALITIVATASRSVVPGRMQSLAEIFYEFIADTLHQATGDGGKRFMPLVFSLFMFVLILNLFGMIPYAFAVTSHLVITFGLAALVISVVVIFGVMKHGTHFFGLFVPSGVPKPLLAILVPIEIISFISRPISLSVRLFANVLAGHIAMKIFAFFVVQLLLAGAWSVLSPLPLFLTIALTALEFLVAALQAYVFATLTAIYLNDALHPGH
- a CDS encoding ATP F0F1 synthase subunit B (Produces ATP from ADP in the presence of a proton gradient across the membrane. Subunit B is part of the membrane proton channel.), producing the protein MLEAEFWVAVAFVIFMGIAWKAGAFSTMTKGLDGRATRVRHELDEAKRLREEAATVLADYKRRRAEAEKEAESIIASAREEAKRAAEEGHRKLDDFLARRTKAAETKIAQAEVQAEAQVRAAAADAAVKVSETILRERMQGDAAQGLIRASLGEVRTRLRS
- a CDS encoding F0F1 ATP synthase subunit C translates to MDPVAAKYIGAGLACLGMAGAGIGLGNLFGQFLAGALRNPSAADGQRATLLLGFALTEALGIFSLLIALLLLFAV
- a CDS encoding F0F1 ATP synthase subunit B', translating into MAQPNPLTTPPPGADTQLVPGHVEHAEAHSGAFPPFETSGFLSQLIWLALAFGLLYYLMDKVALPRIQAILHARAERLRTDLDQAQAMKSEADAAGLAYESALRDAQGKARDIAQTTRNELAAEADAKRKALEADLNTKLSSAEATIRTRTEAAMGNVRSIAGETAVAIVERLTGQAPDPATLDRALDATAH
- a CDS encoding DciA family protein, with amino-acid sequence MARVKPLAELIESCIGPAFAAQGFASTDILAAWPEIVGERLARYCRPSKLEWPKRRRKEADAPESGTLVVRVEGVFAIELQHLAPVVIQRINAHYGWACVSRIVLQQDRVGRGGRPAPRTGIDPSRAVEVKRAVAGIEDDGLRAALDRLGIAAVATRPER
- a CDS encoding DsbA family protein — protein: MTTRRDALKFTGLALGAGLALPYLARSAWAQNADLAALMQPGPLGDVWLGPADAKCTIIEYASMTCSHCAAFHRTTWPVLKERYIDTGKVRFTLREFPLDPLATAAFMLARCQGEAKYYPITDLLFDQQPAWAFTQKPVDALEQMLRQAGYTKETFEACLKDQKVYGAVNAVKQRGLDVMKVDSTPTFFINGVRYTGEMTIDGMEKVIKPIIGA
- a CDS encoding AtpZ/AtpI family protein; this translates as MSGDDSREGKETAGTPTDSELSARLRRLETQIERKRPQAAPDPSLRPRGTGPSSLGQAMTISTEFVAGVIAGGILGWIVDHVFGTKPWGLIVLLMLGFVAGIYNVMRVSGFAGARPGRGDRQEP